In Miscanthus floridulus cultivar M001 chromosome 8, ASM1932011v1, whole genome shotgun sequence, the sequence GCTATGTTTTGGGCGTATACTCATGTAGTGGATTCTAAATTCTGCGCACTGAAAACCCGAACCCCGCTATTTTTGAAATCTGCACCCaattttttccttttatttttgtcTTTCACCGATCGTTCGACCTCCTTTCCCCAATGAGACTTTTACCTCTATATCATTATAAAAGATGGTCGTTTCCCACGTGCCACTAAAAAGTTAAGCCACACCCAAGTGTCATCCACCTAAACTTTCTTGTCCCCCATGCCATTTCGTCCACCTTCTATTCGGTTTGTAACGTCTGACaggtctgacatgtgggaccgaGCAGGAGAACTGACCATCTTACCCCTTGAGACTGGAGTGCATATACGGTGGGCAAATTGACTAGCATTGACCGCCATCTCACTTCTCTCTCTCTCGATTCCTCTCTCTTGTCTCTTCCCCAAACCCTAGCGGCGGAGTccgaatcggcggcggcggcggtaccCTAGAGGCGTCGCGGCTAGGAGGCAAGAATACCCATCCCAGGTGCTTATGGCGTCGATTTTTGGAGCTTGTGTGTACTCTGTTCGTCTGCTCATGCAGGTAAGCAGCAGGGCAATAGGTTTTTAGTCATGATAAATATGCATGTCATTGTCAAGCTATAGTGATGCAATAATGAATATCCTTTCTTACAATCTTTATCTAATGATTTAAGCTTCAACGTATTTCCTTTAGCTTGAGCTAATTTATTTGCATGAGGAAATTTACACGGCTTCTACTCTGAATGTTTAGTGTGTCCAAAAATTGCATGCTCCTATGTAAGATGGACGCAGACAGTAGCTTCAACCTAGAAATCCGGATTGTTGCTCCCAATGCGCGTGGTCGGTGGTACTCGTTGGACATGGTTGTGGATGCTGACCGGACTAACTTCAGAGATTTGTTTGGGTCCGTTGTCGACAAGTGTCCTCCCACGCACGGTGATGTAGCTCGAATGTTTTATTTGTGTCTGGACAGTAAGCTCCATGTTGAAGCCTGCAAAGACCAAGACTTGGTTGAAATGTTTGCCAAAAACAAGGCTTCGAAGTGCTGCTACTTGACATTTGCATATACTAGCCCAACTAGTGAGCCTCAGCTTcctgattgggagtttggtgataaTGCCCACTCTGTTCAAGCCCCAGTCACCCCTTTAGTCCACTGTCCTAGCATAGCTGAACCAAGCAAAAACACCCAGAGTGTGTCTGTAGTGCCTGAACATGAATCACTTGAAAACCCAAATCCATCCTATGAGCATGTGGGTGTTGATGATGAAGGATTGTATCTCGACCTTGGTCCTGATTATCTCGAACCTTCCAATCCTCATAAGCCAAGACAACCTGCTACCCCTGAGGCCTCTGAATCAGATACTGATGAAGAGTCTGATgttgatgatcatgatgatgagAAAGATTATGAAATAGAGGATGTAGATGATATTGTTAAAGATAAACAGCCTGAACAAATGCCTGATGCTAACTATGACAAGAAGGACCCTCCTATGGCAGTAGGCACTATGTATTCAGACATTAATGCTTTTAAATTGGCTGTAGCTACTCATGCTGTGAGACGTGAGATCCATTATGACATTGAGGCTAGTGACACAGGGAGGTTTAGGGAAAGCTGCAGTTTCAAGGAAGAATTGGGCTGTCGGTGGAGAATTCATGCATCAACTACTAAGGATGGGCGTACTGTAAAGGTATTTTGTTTTACCAAATGTacattcatttatttattttgggCCTAATGATTGTAAGGACTGTTTCTTTTTTTTAGGTGAAGAAGAATCCATTTGGCCATGACTGTCAGAGTGCTAGGAGGACTGGAGTCTGTATAGGAGTCACACAGTTTTGGGTGTGTCATCAAGTGATTGATTGGCTGAAGGAAGATGGGACTCTAGGTGCCAAAGAACTGCAGAAGAAGTTGAATGCTGAATTTGGGATCTGGGTGCCCTACAGGAGAGTGTACAAAGGTAAAAACCTTGCCATGGATAAGCTGTATGGGCCTTGGGACAAAAGCTTTGATAACCTATTTATACTTAAGGCTCAGTTAGAGGAAAGCAGTCCTGGTACTTTTTTTTGTCATTGATCACCACACCATCAACAACAAGATAAGGTTTAATAGGCTGTTTTTTGCATTGAAGGCTTCTGTTGATGGTTTTTTAGAGGTTGCAGACCATATCTTGCAATAGATAGTACATTTTTAACTGGGAGGTTTAGGGGCCAGTTGTGCATTGCTTGTGCAGTAGATGGGCACAACTGGATGTTTCCAGTAGCAGTTGGTGTCATTGATTCAGAGACTAATGAGAATTAGGTGTGGTTcatggagaggctgaaggaagcaatAGGCAACCCAGATGGACTTACTTTCAGTACAGATTGTGGACAGGCAGTGATGCATGGAGTTAGTGAGGTTTTTTCAGGATGTGAACATAGAGAGTGTATGTATCATCTAGTACAAAATTTCAAGAAGAGATACAGTGGAAAGATTTTTGATGATCATTTATGGGCAGCTGCATATTCATGGAGCCCATACATGTTTAATAAACACTATCAGGCAATGGCTCAAGCCAAACCAGAGGCTATGGTATATCTCCAAGAGACTCACAAGAAAAAGTGGACTAGGAGCCAGTTCTTCACTAGTTTAAAGGTGGACTATGTCACTAATAACTTGGCTGAGTCCTTCAATAATTGGATAAAGCCTAAGAAAGGGAAGCACCTGGATGACTTGATGGACACCATTAGACAGAAGATATTGATCAAGTGGAATCATAGGAAGAGGGTGGCAAGGACATTTGAAGGCAAGATTTTACCTCATATTGTGAAGAAGCTAAGAGAAGACAGTTTCAACCTTGACATAGAAGTGATCACAAGCTCACTTGAAGGTGTTGCAGAAGTTTGTGCTAAGGGGGGCAGTTCATTTAGGTTTGTGGTTGACTTAGGTAATAGAACATGTTCATGCAATGCTTGGCAAGGGTCAGGAATACCCTGCAAACATGCTATTGCGTACATCACTTCAATTCCTGGAGCAAAACTAGAAGACCATGTAGATGAGTACTTTTCTATCTAGAAATTCAAAGAAG encodes:
- the LOC136469376 gene encoding uncharacterized protein, coding for MVVDADRTNFRDLFGSVVDKCPPTHGDVARMFYLCLDSKLHVEACKDQDLVEMFAKNKASKCCYLTFAYTSPTSEPQLPDWEFGDNAHSVQAPVTPLVHCPSIAEPSKNTQSVSVVPEHESLENPNPSYEHVGVDDEGLYLDLGPDYLEPSNPHKPRQPATPEASESDTDEESDVDDHDDEKDYEIEDVDDIVKDKQPEQMPDANYDKKDPPMAVGTMYSDINAFKLAVATHAVRREIHYDIEASDTGRFRESCSFKEELGCRWRIHASTTKDGRTVKVKKNPFGHDCQSARRTGVCIGVTQFWVCHQVIDWLKEDGTLGAKELQKKLNAEFGIWVPYRRVYKGKNLAMDKLGCRPYLAIDSTFLTGRFRGQLCIACAVDGHNWMFPVAVGVIDSETNEN